A genomic window from Passer domesticus isolate bPasDom1 chromosome Z, bPasDom1.hap1, whole genome shotgun sequence includes:
- the ARRDC3 gene encoding arrestin domain-containing protein 3: MVLGKVKSLTISFDCLNDSNVPVYSSGDTVSGRVSLEVTGEIRVKSLKIHARGHAKVRWTESRNAGSNTAYTQNYTEEVEYFNHKDILIGHERDDDNSEEGLHTIHSGRHEYAFSFELPQTPLATSFEGRHGSVRYWVKAELHRPWFLPVKLKKEFTVFEHIDINTPSLLSPQAGTKEKTLCCWFCTSGPISLSAKIERKGYTPGESIQIFAEIENCSSRVVVPKAAIYQTQAFYAKGKMKEVKQLVASLRGESLSSGKTETWNGKQLKIPPVSPSILDCSIIRVEYSLMVYVDIPGAMDLFLNLPLVIGTIPLHPFGSRTSSVSSQCSMNMNWLGLTLPERPEAPPSYAEVVTEEQRQSSLAPLGVCDDFERALPGPLFAYIQEFRFLPPPLYSEIDPNPDQPTDDRPSCPSR; encoded by the exons ATGGTGCTGGGGAAGGTGAAGAGTCTGACGATAAGCTTTGACTGTCTGAATGACAGCAATGTCCCTGTGTACTCTAGCGGGGATACAGTCTCAGGAAGGGTCAGTCTAGAAGTAACTGGGGAAATAAGAGTGAAATCCCTTAAAATCCATGCGAGGGGGCACGCTAAAGTACGTTGGACTGAATCGAGGAATGCTGGATCCAACACTGCCTATACACAGAACTACACCGAAGAAGTGGAATATTTCAACCATAAAGACATCCTGATCGGCCATGAGAGAG aTGATGACAATTCAGAAGAGGGCCTTCACACCATCCATTCAGGAAGGCATGAATATGCATTCAGCTTTGAGCTTCCACAGAC ACCACTTGCTACCTCATTCGAAGGCAGACATGGCAGTGTGCGCTATTGGGTGAAAGCCGAATTGCATAGGCCTTGGTTTCTACCAGTAAAATTAAAGAAGGAATTTACAGTCTTTGAACATATAGATATCAACACTCCTTCATTACTG TCACCCCAAGCaggcacaaaagaaaaaactctCTGTTGTTGGTTTTGTACCTCAGGCCCAATATCCTTAAGTGCCAAAATTGAAAGGAAGGGCTACACCCCAG gtgaATCAATTCAGATCTTTGCTGAGATTGAGAACTGCTCTTCCCGTGTGGTGGTGCCAAAGGCAGCCATTTACCAAACACAGGCATTTTATGCCAAAGGGAAAATGAAGGAAGTCAAACAGCTTGTTGCCAGCCTGCGTGGGGAATCCTTGTCATCTGGCAAAACAGAAACCTGGAATGGCAAACAGTTGAAAATTCCACCGGTTTCTCCTTCAATCCTTGACTGTAGTATAATCCGTGTGGAGTATTCACTGATG GTATACGTGGATATTCCTGGCGCCATGGATTTATTCCTTAACTTACCACTGGTCATTGGCACCATTCCTCTACACCCATTTGGTAGCAGAACTTCAAGTGTAAGCAGTCAGTGTAGCATGAACATGAATTGGCTTGGTCTGACACTGCCTGAAAGACCAGAAG cacctcccagcTATGCAGAAGTGGTTACGGAGGAACAACGGCAGTCCAGCCTTGCACCCTTAGGTGTTTGTGATGACTTTGAGAGAGCGCTTCCAGGACCACTGTTTGCATACATCCAGGAATTTCgttttcttcctccacctctcTATTCAGAA ATTGATCCGAACCCAGATCAGCCCACAGACGACAGACCATCTTGCCCTTCTCGTTGA